Proteins encoded together in one Dechloromonas sp. HYN0024 window:
- the hemH gene encoding ferrochelatase, which produces MPRFLPEPPHRHGTAASTAVVLVNLGTPDAPTAPALKRYLKQFLSDPRVVEIPKPIWWLILNGIILNTRPKKSAAKYASVWMPEGSPLRVHTERQAKLLNGLIGQRGHHVKVTWAMRYGSPALPDVLTHLKAEGASRILIVPMYPQYAASTTATVVDDACQWLTKIRNQPEMRFTRNFHDHDGYIGALEKTVRKHWQTNGLLGDKDRLLISFHGLPKRSLTLGDPYFCECHKTGRLLAERLNLKPEQFQICFQSRFGKAEWLQPYTAPTLHEWGKQGVRRVDVICPGFVADCLETLEEIAQEGRDDFLKAGGKEYHYIPAVNEDDAWIKALADIVESHLAGWPTQVAIDPQSLETTARQAIKFGARS; this is translated from the coding sequence ATGCCCCGTTTCCTCCCCGAGCCACCACACCGCCACGGCACCGCCGCCAGCACCGCCGTCGTCCTGGTCAATCTCGGCACGCCTGACGCACCGACTGCCCCCGCCCTCAAGCGCTATCTCAAGCAGTTTCTCTCCGACCCACGCGTCGTTGAAATTCCCAAACCGATCTGGTGGCTGATCCTCAACGGCATCATCCTCAATACCCGGCCGAAGAAATCCGCCGCCAAGTACGCCAGCGTCTGGATGCCAGAAGGCTCTCCCCTGCGCGTCCATACCGAGCGCCAGGCGAAGTTGCTCAACGGGCTGATCGGCCAACGCGGCCATCACGTCAAGGTAACCTGGGCGATGCGCTACGGTTCACCCGCGCTACCCGACGTGCTGACCCATCTCAAGGCCGAAGGAGCCAGCCGTATCCTGATTGTGCCGATGTATCCGCAATATGCGGCGAGCACGACGGCGACGGTGGTTGACGACGCCTGCCAATGGCTGACAAAAATCCGCAACCAACCGGAAATGCGCTTTACGCGGAACTTTCACGACCATGACGGCTATATCGGTGCACTCGAAAAGACGGTACGCAAGCACTGGCAGACGAACGGCCTGCTGGGCGACAAGGACCGCCTGCTCATCAGCTTCCACGGCCTGCCCAAGCGCAGCCTGACCCTGGGCGATCCGTATTTCTGCGAATGCCACAAAACCGGCCGACTGCTCGCCGAGCGACTCAATCTCAAACCGGAACAATTCCAGATCTGTTTCCAGTCACGTTTTGGCAAGGCCGAGTGGCTCCAGCCCTACACTGCCCCGACCCTCCACGAATGGGGCAAGCAGGGCGTCCGCCGGGTCGATGTCATTTGCCCTGGTTTCGTCGCCGACTGCCTCGAAACCCTCGAAGAAATCGCCCAGGAAGGCCGCGACGACTTTCTCAAGGCTGGCGGCAAGGAATACCACTACATTCCGGCGGTCAACGAAGACGATGCCTGGATCAAGGCGCTGGCCGACATTGTTGAAAGCCACCTGGCCGGCTGGCCGACGCAAGTCGCCATCGACCCCCAGTCGCTCGAAACGACGGCCCGACAAGCCATCAAATTCGGCGCCCGCTCGTGA